A single Notoacmeibacter ruber DNA region contains:
- a CDS encoding PDC sensor domain-containing protein, with amino-acid sequence MRGEDIMRGKPSLHHGLLSASLIVGMVSCGLAEAATEAPDHRAQIARYVESDSLHWLSGPEVVDAIKAQNKKTADLTAEHVQELDQNWRKAVASSGAERAMIEDFMKLPLSQYLRSMQRKTDFMVVEIIVTDAKGLNVGLSTPSSDFWQGDEAKHQETFGKTSRDLFIDEIEFEPETGLLISQVSRTVFDPETDQAVGAITISINMNKL; translated from the coding sequence ATGCGGGGCGAGGATATCATGCGCGGCAAACCGTCCCTCCATCACGGCCTTCTCTCCGCATCACTGATCGTCGGGATGGTGTCTTGCGGTCTCGCCGAGGCGGCGACAGAGGCACCGGATCATCGGGCACAGATTGCCCGCTATGTGGAGTCCGATTCCCTTCATTGGTTGTCCGGCCCGGAGGTTGTCGACGCGATCAAGGCTCAGAACAAAAAGACAGCCGACCTCACCGCCGAACATGTCCAAGAACTCGATCAGAACTGGCGCAAAGCCGTTGCCTCTTCGGGCGCCGAGCGCGCAATGATCGAAGACTTCATGAAGCTTCCGCTTTCACAATATCTGCGCTCGATGCAGCGAAAAACGGACTTCATGGTCGTCGAGATCATCGTGACGGATGCCAAGGGTCTGAATGTCGGCCTGAGCACGCCAAGCTCGGATTTCTGGCAGGGCGACGAGGCAAAGCATCAGGAGACCTTCGGCAAAACGAGCCGGGATCTTTTCATCGATGAGATCGAGTTCGAGCCGGAAACCGGCCTTCTCATCTCCCAGGTCTCCCGCACGGTCTTCGATCCGGAAACGGATCAGGCGGTCGGAGCGATCACCATCTCGATCAACATGAACAAGCTTTGA
- the qhpR gene encoding AraC-like transcriptional regulator QhpR: MQSEWIIDHPFRTLSGEQHQARRKESLNLSDFSRLSLVEFVSAFENARDDAPIADFAWRLGTCYDLDALGHLGKALRSAPRLGDALQVLINGFPLLQSGADIALQVEDDAVRFCYRILDNRIWPRHADAEFTLGFVASIAAAFGATPDTFRAIAFETPEDAKTSALRHAIGLDISYGGDTNSILLPARLLDNRAISASSLEDYGQALRQMASQLHVSGQDEPVARRVQHTILRRLGHAPVDQTQIAAALGMSERSLRRYLSAEQISFQALLDECRHHFAEALLVRTDLPLSEIAYRIGYGEQSTFSRAAREWFAMSPAAFRRQNRPL; encoded by the coding sequence TTGCAAAGCGAATGGATCATCGATCACCCATTTCGCACCCTGAGCGGGGAGCAGCATCAGGCTCGCCGGAAGGAAAGCCTGAACCTCTCCGACTTTTCCCGTCTCTCGCTCGTTGAATTCGTCAGCGCGTTCGAAAACGCGAGAGACGATGCGCCGATCGCCGATTTCGCATGGCGCCTTGGCACTTGCTATGATCTCGATGCTCTTGGGCATCTGGGCAAGGCGCTACGATCGGCTCCCCGTCTGGGCGACGCGCTCCAAGTGCTGATCAATGGTTTTCCGCTTCTGCAATCAGGTGCCGACATTGCACTACAGGTCGAGGATGACGCGGTCCGGTTTTGCTATCGCATTCTCGACAATCGAATCTGGCCCCGCCACGCGGATGCGGAATTCACGCTGGGCTTCGTGGCCTCCATCGCCGCCGCTTTCGGCGCCACACCGGACACATTCCGAGCGATCGCATTCGAGACCCCGGAAGACGCGAAGACGAGCGCACTCCGCCATGCCATCGGCCTCGATATAAGCTACGGAGGCGACACTAATTCCATTCTCCTGCCGGCACGGCTGCTGGACAACAGGGCCATATCGGCTTCGTCTTTGGAGGATTACGGGCAGGCCCTGCGCCAGATGGCGTCTCAACTGCACGTCTCTGGACAAGACGAACCTGTCGCGCGGCGCGTCCAGCACACGATCCTGCGCCGCCTCGGCCATGCTCCAGTTGACCAGACACAGATCGCAGCAGCCCTTGGAATGTCAGAGCGCAGCTTGAGGCGGTATCTGAGCGCCGAACAGATCAGTTTCCAAGCCTTGCTGGATGAATGCCGGCACCATTTTGCGGAAGCCCTTCTGGTTCGAACCGACCTGCCCCTGTCGGAAATCGCCTATCGGATCGGCTATGGTGAGCAGAGCACCTTCTCGCGCGCCGCCCGCGAGTGGTTTGCCATGAGCCCAGCCGCATTTCGTCGGCAGAACAGGCCGCTCTGA
- a CDS encoding Hpt domain-containing protein, whose translation MSDREFHERLAGARRRFASRIDERLRSVEKTIAQGDFETARRILHNLAGAAPTFGFEAFGAKAREIEALIADGYQSRSPGPEETSTIIRETALLRHDTKGLEA comes from the coding sequence ATGTCCGATAGAGAATTCCACGAGCGACTGGCTGGCGCGCGCCGCCGCTTTGCGTCCCGTATCGATGAGCGCCTGCGCTCGGTCGAGAAGACCATCGCACAAGGCGACTTTGAAACGGCGAGGCGCATTCTCCACAATCTGGCCGGCGCGGCGCCGACCTTTGGCTTCGAAGCATTTGGGGCGAAAGCGCGCGAGATCGAGGCGCTCATAGCCGATGGATATCAATCGCGATCGCCCGGACCTGAGGAAACAAGCACCATCATTCGCGAAACGGCTCTTCTTCGCCACGATACGAAGGGGCTGGAAGCATGA
- a CDS encoding NAD(+) synthase: MKQSFYDLHQHGFIRAGASTPRVRTADVAFNRESILEEARRADEAGLDLLVLPELCLSSYALDDLHMQAALLDAVEAAVGDIVAASTELSPVLLIGAPLRHNSRLYNCALVIARGRLLGVVPKSFLPNYREYYEKRWFAHGRNISGRTIRVGECEAPFGVDLIFAADNLPGFKLFVEICEDYWAAIPPSCEGALAGATIIANLSASNITIGKSDERHLLARAQSARTASAYIYSAAGHGESTTDLAWDGQGMIYELGDLMAESDRFTLDPDLCIADIDCERIVNDRMRMQTFNDAAEHAGRPEDRFRTIAFHHEFKAGDLGLIRPIRRFPFVPNRQHKLDEDCFEAFNIQVDALMRRIQATRPKSLIIGISGGLDSTHALIVAAKACDRLGLPRTTIRGYTMPCFGTSEGTKQNAWKLMNALEITAEEIDIRPAAKRMLEDIGHPFADGEPVYDVTFENVQAGLRTDYLFRLAGQHGGFVIGTGDLSELALGWCTYGVGDQMSHYAVNCGVPKTLIQYLIRWATSTDQFDPQTDAILEAILKTEISPELVPVGEDGEIQSTEEKIGPYELNDFFLHHIVRFGQTPSKVAFLAWHAWHDAKHGIWPSAFPETNKNQYDLATIRKWLESFLIRFFQFSQFKRSAIPNGPKVSSGGALSPRGDWRAPSDAVAGPWLDELKNNVPES; the protein is encoded by the coding sequence ATGAAGCAGTCTTTTTACGACCTTCACCAGCACGGCTTCATCCGGGCGGGAGCCAGCACACCGCGCGTAAGGACCGCCGATGTCGCCTTCAATCGCGAGTCCATCCTCGAGGAAGCGCGCCGCGCCGACGAAGCCGGTCTGGATCTTCTTGTGCTGCCGGAACTTTGCCTGTCCTCCTACGCGCTCGACGATCTGCACATGCAGGCTGCACTTCTGGATGCGGTCGAAGCGGCGGTCGGCGATATCGTGGCGGCAAGTACCGAGCTTTCACCGGTTCTTTTGATCGGCGCGCCCCTTCGGCACAACAGCCGGCTCTATAATTGCGCACTGGTCATCGCCCGTGGGCGGCTCCTCGGCGTCGTTCCCAAGAGCTTCCTGCCCAATTATCGAGAATATTACGAGAAGCGCTGGTTCGCCCATGGCCGCAATATAAGCGGCAGGACGATCCGTGTCGGCGAGTGTGAAGCGCCCTTCGGCGTCGATCTTATCTTTGCCGCCGACAATCTGCCGGGCTTCAAGCTCTTCGTCGAGATCTGCGAAGATTACTGGGCCGCTATCCCGCCCTCCTGCGAAGGCGCGCTGGCCGGCGCCACCATCATCGCCAACCTGTCAGCGTCCAACATCACGATCGGCAAGTCCGACGAGCGGCACCTTCTGGCGCGGGCGCAGTCGGCCCGCACCGCCTCGGCCTATATCTATTCGGCCGCCGGCCATGGTGAGAGCACGACCGATCTCGCATGGGACGGTCAGGGCATGATCTATGAGCTCGGCGATCTCATGGCCGAATCGGACCGCTTTACGCTCGATCCGGATCTTTGCATCGCCGATATCGATTGCGAGCGGATCGTCAACGATCGCATGCGCATGCAGACCTTCAACGATGCCGCCGAACATGCCGGGCGGCCCGAAGACCGTTTCAGGACGATCGCCTTTCATCATGAGTTCAAGGCCGGGGATCTTGGCCTCATCAGGCCGATCCGCCGATTTCCCTTCGTCCCCAATCGTCAGCACAAGCTGGATGAGGACTGCTTCGAGGCGTTCAACATTCAGGTCGACGCCCTGATGCGCCGAATCCAGGCGACCAGGCCGAAATCGCTCATCATCGGCATTTCCGGCGGTCTCGATTCCACCCACGCTCTCATTGTCGCCGCCAAGGCGTGCGACCGGCTCGGCCTGCCGCGCACTACCATCAGGGGCTATACGATGCCCTGCTTCGGCACGAGCGAAGGCACGAAGCAAAACGCCTGGAAGCTGATGAATGCGCTGGAGATCACGGCCGAGGAAATCGATATCAGACCCGCAGCAAAGCGGATGTTGGAGGATATCGGCCATCCCTTCGCGGACGGCGAGCCAGTCTACGATGTGACTTTCGAGAATGTCCAAGCGGGACTGCGGACCGACTACCTCTTCCGCCTTGCCGGCCAACATGGCGGATTCGTCATCGGCACCGGCGACCTGTCGGAGCTCGCGCTCGGATGGTGCACCTACGGTGTCGGCGACCAGATGAGCCACTACGCCGTCAATTGCGGCGTTCCGAAAACGCTGATCCAGTATCTCATTCGTTGGGCGACGAGTACCGATCAGTTCGACCCACAGACCGACGCCATTCTGGAAGCCATTCTGAAAACGGAGATCTCGCCGGAACTGGTTCCAGTGGGCGAAGACGGCGAGATACAGAGCACCGAGGAAAAGATCGGCCCGTACGAACTGAACGATTTCTTCCTGCATCACATCGTCCGTTTCGGGCAGACTCCCTCGAAAGTCGCGTTCCTGGCCTGGCATGCCTGGCACGATGCCAAGCATGGCATCTGGCCATCGGCTTTTCCCGAGACGAACAAGAACCAATACGATTTGGCGACCATCCGGAAATGGCTGGAGAGCTTCCTGATCCGCTTTTTCCAGTTCAGCCAGTTCAAACGTTCGGCGATTCCCAACGGGCCGAAAGTCTCTTCAGGTGGCGCGCTCAGCCCCCGCGGCGACTGGCGGGCGCCATCCGATGCGGTCGCGGGACCGTGGCTCGACGAACTGAAAAACAACGTGCCAGAGAGCTGA
- a CDS encoding methyl-accepting chemotaxis protein — protein MKFLSSFKNLSFTAKLVAVLIVSNLIGVAITVLVLETSVEKTLRSDAYISWQREVEQMARMAAGGIKWDVPEAIQESYASFDDGEDHDLRYFMAFDRDKNPVFSQAFLYDDVSRAQAAFDELMPSVSTSSLIKTNQAGNETATIIVPLDADSAGEPRGYVATVWSTERLNNIGFAFGWQILLTQALIQFTIVAILLFALSRIVSRPLSALAHRVEALQAGDTESEVPERDRHDAIGVVADALNVFRVAAGEKTVAEEKAASDRAAFDAERQRGEAERERVSKTRDSATRKIGQALEQLADGDLTVRITQIDDEFVDIKNDFNNAVARLSSTLNEIRDTANSVRAGTNEISVAATDLSQRTERQAASVEETAEKSRQITETVQDTAQRADRVGRIVNEATDCAKHSRTVVSNTKHAMSDISESSTKIVSIIEVINDIAFQTNLLALNAGVEAARAGEAGNGFAVVAQEVRTLAQRTSNAANEIKSLIGDATSNVNSGVKLVDDTMEALTEIERYVEDISQNIGAVVSAAREQADSLAAVNRAVGTMDETTQQNAAIAEETNAACQNLRSSSDALTQLVDMFVLTDEATESKGAQTARSSSYSSAA, from the coding sequence ATGAAGTTCCTATCATCTTTCAAGAATCTGTCGTTCACAGCCAAGCTTGTGGCCGTTCTGATCGTGAGCAATCTGATCGGCGTTGCGATTACCGTGCTCGTCCTTGAAACGTCCGTGGAAAAGACCCTCCGCAGCGATGCCTATATCAGCTGGCAGCGAGAGGTCGAACAGATGGCCCGAATGGCGGCCGGCGGCATTAAATGGGATGTGCCCGAAGCGATCCAGGAATCCTATGCCAGCTTCGATGACGGGGAAGATCACGACCTGCGCTACTTCATGGCGTTCGACCGCGACAAGAACCCAGTCTTTTCGCAGGCCTTTCTCTATGACGACGTCTCGCGCGCGCAGGCCGCCTTCGACGAACTCATGCCATCCGTTTCGACAAGTTCTCTGATCAAGACCAATCAGGCGGGAAACGAGACCGCGACCATCATCGTACCCCTCGATGCCGACAGTGCCGGTGAACCGCGTGGCTATGTGGCGACGGTCTGGAGCACCGAGCGGCTCAACAATATCGGCTTCGCTTTCGGCTGGCAGATCCTGCTGACCCAGGCGCTCATCCAGTTCACCATCGTCGCCATTCTGCTCTTCGCCCTGAGCCGCATCGTCAGCCGCCCGCTTTCCGCGCTAGCCCACCGTGTGGAGGCCCTTCAGGCCGGCGATACGGAGAGTGAAGTGCCGGAACGCGACCGCCATGATGCGATCGGCGTCGTGGCCGATGCTCTGAACGTGTTTCGCGTCGCCGCCGGCGAAAAAACGGTCGCAGAGGAAAAAGCCGCCTCCGATCGCGCCGCCTTCGATGCGGAGCGCCAGCGGGGCGAAGCGGAACGGGAGCGCGTTTCGAAAACCAGAGACTCGGCGACAAGGAAGATCGGGCAGGCGCTCGAACAGCTTGCGGATGGCGATCTGACGGTGCGCATCACACAGATCGACGATGAATTCGTCGACATCAAAAACGACTTCAACAACGCGGTGGCGCGGCTTTCGTCGACGCTGAACGAAATTCGCGATACGGCCAATTCTGTTCGCGCCGGCACGAACGAGATCAGCGTCGCCGCGACCGACCTTTCTCAGCGCACAGAGCGCCAAGCTGCTTCGGTCGAGGAAACGGCCGAGAAATCGCGGCAGATCACCGAGACGGTTCAGGATACCGCCCAGCGTGCCGACCGCGTGGGCAGGATCGTCAACGAAGCGACCGATTGCGCCAAGCATTCGCGGACGGTCGTCTCCAACACCAAACACGCCATGTCGGACATCTCGGAATCGTCCACCAAGATCGTCAGCATCATCGAGGTCATCAACGACATCGCCTTCCAGACGAACCTTCTGGCACTGAATGCCGGTGTCGAGGCGGCCCGCGCAGGGGAAGCCGGCAACGGATTCGCTGTCGTGGCTCAGGAGGTGCGCACCCTCGCCCAGCGCACCAGCAATGCGGCCAACGAGATCAAATCGCTGATTGGCGACGCGACCTCCAACGTGAATTCCGGCGTCAAGCTCGTCGACGACACGATGGAAGCGCTGACCGAAATCGAACGCTATGTCGAGGATATCAGCCAGAATATCGGAGCCGTGGTCTCTGCAGCGCGCGAACAGGCCGACAGCCTGGCTGCCGTGAACCGCGCGGTCGGCACGATGGATGAAACAACACAGCAGAACGCGGCGATCGCCGAAGAGACCAATGCGGCATGTCAGAACCTGCGGAGCAGTTCGGACGCCCTGACCCAGCTGGTCGACATGTTCGTCCTGACCGACGAAGCGACCGAAAGCAAAGGGGCGCAGACGGCGCGCTCTTCCAGCTACTCCAGCGCGGCCTGA
- a CDS encoding tyramine oxidase: MRHKLEATAAAGLALALSVSLAQAHPLDGLTAEEYQSIKQILNDNGTIAEETLFPLVELKEPPKEEVLQWQEGDTLDRKAIVQYTDGDGFSEALVNITQGTIESTEPIEGQPMILFTEFMSALQTAVSDERMIEALAKRDLTSDDVFCLPLTAGNFFTPLYENSRLMRVPCYQNPTGSNFYAKPIEGLFAVVDLQKKEVLEVVDEGVVPVPTDPWGYTQEEVAERVELREPINPAKLSQEGEPNYTVDGSHIEWDMWRLNYRIDKRPGLVINNLEVNDQGTWRSVIYQAHLSEVFVPYMDPGQGWYWRTYMDSGEYGFGLFLTPLRAGVDCPEYATFLPAVISDDSANPLEIPDAVCIFERSIGDPAWRHYEVFAQTPDNPVPAEGRSETELVIRTASEVGNYDYLIDYRLRQDGQILIKVGATGLDAVKGVASTSINDDTAEEDTRHGTLIAPNLVAANHDHYFNFRIDFDVDQPKNNFMTMDIVPAEVEEGAERLSMWKVENNMPDSELDARYQVSSFKPRYYHLSNPDREGYLGHTPGWMIHHGSVAYGPFDFQNDPPFKRNAYIEYSVWNTVYDPEERYAGGRYAMQSTGEDTLAEWVKDDAPLQGQDIVTWFTAGFHHIPRMEDWPVMSTEWKTVHIMPHNYFAHNPALTIRSSE; this comes from the coding sequence ATGAGGCACAAACTGGAAGCTACAGCGGCGGCAGGGCTAGCCCTCGCATTATCGGTTTCATTGGCCCAGGCTCACCCGCTGGATGGCCTTACCGCCGAGGAATATCAGTCCATCAAGCAGATCCTGAATGATAATGGCACCATTGCCGAGGAGACGCTTTTCCCGCTCGTCGAATTGAAGGAGCCGCCCAAGGAGGAGGTCCTTCAGTGGCAGGAGGGGGACACACTCGATCGGAAGGCAATTGTTCAATACACCGATGGCGATGGTTTCTCCGAAGCCCTCGTGAATATCACGCAGGGCACGATCGAAAGCACCGAGCCGATTGAGGGCCAGCCCATGATCCTCTTTACGGAGTTCATGAGCGCGTTGCAGACGGCGGTGAGCGATGAGCGCATGATCGAAGCGCTCGCCAAGCGTGATCTGACCTCGGATGACGTCTTTTGCCTGCCATTGACCGCCGGCAATTTTTTCACGCCGCTTTATGAGAATTCGCGTCTCATGAGGGTACCCTGTTACCAGAACCCAACGGGCTCGAACTTCTACGCCAAGCCGATCGAGGGCCTTTTCGCGGTCGTCGACCTTCAGAAAAAGGAGGTTCTGGAGGTCGTCGATGAAGGTGTGGTGCCGGTCCCGACCGATCCATGGGGTTACACCCAGGAGGAAGTGGCCGAACGCGTCGAACTTCGCGAGCCGATCAACCCCGCCAAACTGTCACAGGAAGGGGAGCCGAATTACACGGTCGATGGAAGCCACATCGAATGGGACATGTGGCGGCTGAACTATCGGATCGACAAGCGCCCCGGCCTCGTCATCAACAATCTCGAGGTCAACGATCAGGGCACCTGGCGATCCGTGATCTATCAGGCGCATCTGTCCGAGGTTTTCGTGCCTTACATGGATCCGGGCCAGGGCTGGTACTGGCGCACCTATATGGATAGCGGCGAATATGGCTTCGGCCTGTTCCTGACGCCCTTGCGCGCCGGTGTCGACTGCCCCGAATACGCCACCTTCCTGCCAGCGGTCATTTCGGACGATTCCGCCAATCCGCTGGAGATCCCCGATGCTGTCTGCATCTTCGAACGGAGCATCGGCGACCCCGCATGGCGTCACTACGAAGTGTTCGCACAAACGCCCGACAATCCGGTTCCGGCAGAAGGCCGCAGCGAAACCGAGCTTGTGATCCGTACGGCGTCCGAGGTTGGGAACTATGATTATCTGATCGACTACCGCTTGCGGCAGGACGGCCAGATCCTGATCAAGGTCGGCGCGACGGGGCTGGACGCGGTGAAGGGCGTGGCTTCCACATCGATCAACGACGACACCGCAGAGGAAGACACCAGGCACGGCACATTGATCGCGCCCAATCTCGTTGCGGCCAATCACGATCACTATTTCAACTTCCGGATCGATTTCGATGTCGATCAGCCGAAGAACAACTTCATGACGATGGATATCGTACCGGCCGAAGTCGAAGAGGGTGCCGAACGGCTCTCAATGTGGAAGGTCGAAAACAACATGCCCGACAGCGAGCTCGATGCGCGCTATCAGGTGAGTTCGTTCAAGCCGCGCTATTATCACCTCTCCAATCCGGACCGCGAAGGCTATCTCGGCCATACGCCCGGCTGGATGATCCATCACGGCTCTGTCGCCTACGGACCGTTCGACTTCCAGAACGACCCACCCTTCAAGCGCAACGCCTATATCGAATATTCGGTCTGGAACACGGTGTATGACCCCGAAGAGCGCTATGCGGGCGGCCGCTATGCCATGCAGAGCACGGGCGAGGACACGCTGGCCGAATGGGTGAAAGACGATGCGCCGTTACAGGGTCAGGACATCGTCACCTGGTTCACGGCAGGCTTCCACCACATTCCGAGAATGGAAGACTGGCCGGTCATGTCGACCGAGTGGAAGACCGTCCACATCATGCCGCACAACTACTTCGCCCATAACCCGGCGCTGACGATCCGCTCCAGCGAATAG
- a CDS encoding methyl-accepting chemotaxis protein has translation MARRFFGPREQSRKTQTLDLPVRAIQAMAIPAFMLDADGAVVLWNAACEQLTGIAAADVVGTKGHWKGFYKEERPCLADLAFGKNPELVANLYAAQSRQMSGPDLRAENWCDLPAGGRRYLLIDACPIMNDEGAVIAVVETLQDRTDQENRRIEQEEARTTQAAVVTEIGDALCALAEGDLSSDLCGPFPPQYEPLRQNFNHALSHLRETISSVIANTVRIDGDCSDLMKASAELSDRTGQQAANIQQTVASLTELSQGLKATSDGAAKANRAIDETLEQARNSSGIVQETIAAMKAIDDFSSQINQVVAVIEELAFQTNLLALNAGVEAARAGESGRGFAVVAQEVRELAQRSAKESNGVKTLLETSKAQVSKGVELVDRTGEALQAIVEKAGVVDQIVGDLARATVEQTSTVEDIHGAANDLDQLTMKNAQMAEEGAEANQHLVDQARELAQMLRRFNVSADSVRPAGARARAA, from the coding sequence ATGGCCAGACGCTTTTTCGGTCCACGCGAACAGAGCCGTAAAACCCAGACCCTCGACCTGCCTGTCCGGGCGATACAGGCGATGGCCATTCCGGCCTTCATGCTCGATGCCGATGGAGCGGTTGTTCTCTGGAATGCCGCCTGCGAGCAGCTGACCGGGATCGCGGCGGCGGATGTGGTCGGGACGAAGGGGCACTGGAAAGGCTTCTACAAGGAAGAGCGGCCGTGCCTTGCCGATCTCGCCTTCGGCAAGAATCCCGAACTCGTGGCCAATCTCTACGCGGCGCAATCGCGCCAGATGAGTGGACCGGACCTTCGCGCCGAAAACTGGTGCGATCTACCGGCGGGCGGGCGGCGTTATCTTCTTATCGATGCCTGCCCGATCATGAATGACGAGGGGGCCGTCATCGCGGTCGTCGAAACTCTGCAGGACAGAACGGATCAGGAGAACCGGCGGATCGAACAGGAGGAGGCGCGGACCACGCAGGCCGCAGTTGTAACCGAAATCGGCGATGCGCTGTGCGCTCTGGCCGAAGGCGATCTGTCTTCCGATCTTTGCGGACCCTTTCCGCCGCAATACGAGCCGCTCCGCCAGAATTTCAACCACGCCCTTAGCCATTTGCGCGAGACGATCAGCTCGGTGATCGCCAACACCGTCCGGATCGACGGAGACTGCAGCGACCTCATGAAGGCGTCGGCCGAACTGTCGGACAGAACCGGACAGCAGGCAGCGAACATCCAGCAGACCGTGGCTTCTCTTACCGAGCTCAGTCAGGGCCTCAAGGCGACCTCGGACGGCGCCGCAAAGGCCAATCGGGCGATCGACGAGACGCTGGAACAGGCCCGCAACTCATCCGGGATCGTTCAGGAAACGATTGCGGCGATGAAGGCCATCGACGATTTCTCGTCGCAGATTAATCAGGTCGTCGCGGTCATTGAGGAACTGGCCTTTCAGACGAACCTTCTGGCGCTGAATGCCGGCGTTGAGGCGGCCCGTGCGGGTGAATCCGGTCGAGGCTTCGCCGTGGTGGCGCAGGAAGTCCGCGAGCTGGCGCAGCGATCGGCCAAGGAATCCAACGGCGTTAAGACGCTGCTGGAAACCTCGAAAGCGCAAGTGAGCAAGGGTGTTGAACTGGTTGATCGGACCGGTGAAGCATTGCAAGCGATCGTAGAGAAGGCAGGCGTCGTCGACCAGATCGTTGGCGATCTGGCGCGTGCGACCGTCGAACAGACCAGCACGGTGGAGGATATTCATGGTGCCGCGAACGATCTGGACCAGTTGACGATGAAGAATGCACAGATGGCGGAAGAGGGTGCCGAGGCCAATCAGCATCTCGTCGATCAGGCCCGCGAACTGGCGCAGATGCTTCGTCGCTTCAACGTTTCGGCGGACTCGGTCCGCCCTGCTGGCGCCCGCGCCCGCGCTGCGTGA